The proteins below are encoded in one region of Phaseolus vulgaris cultivar G19833 chromosome 1, P. vulgaris v2.0, whole genome shotgun sequence:
- the LOC137814403 gene encoding protein ALUMINUM SENSITIVE 3 isoform X2: MYHHGLLLPQTHASFSEPHITSGHGLVMDGGVPQGHGEASGCYCGGLSGCGLVLLPEAWPRDRDGCCHCEGIYSTLYHWLCAAVHLQPGQRRMDPSSLPFHGERAKHVPRGKYVAGVSILTGTAVTMCVLVLLSVFPFTPRYIIPVAGMMVGNSMTVTGVTMKRLRDDIKTQINLVETALALGATPREATQEQVKRAVILALSPVVDNTKTVGLISLPGAMTGLIMGGASPLEAIQLQIVVMNMMIGAATLSSIMATYLCWPAFFTKAYQLETKVFST; the protein is encoded by the exons ATGTATCACCATGGACTCCTTCTTCCTCAAACCCATGCTAGCTTCTCAGAACCACACATTACTTCAGGCCACGGATTGGTCATGGATGGTGGAGTTCCTCAAGGGCATGGTGAAGCCAGTGGCTGCTACTGCGGTGGTCTTTCTGGCTGTGGCCTTGTCCTTCTACCAGAAGCTTGGCCTCGAGATAGAGATGGTTGTTGCCATTGTGAGGGCATTTATTCAACTCTCTATCATTGGCTTTGTGCTGCAGTTCATCTTCAACCAGGACAACGCCGGATGGATCCTTCTAGCTTACCTTTTCATG GTGAGCGTGCAAAACATGTTCCTAGAGGAAAGTATGTGGCTGGGGTTTCCATTCTCACAGGAACTGCAGTGACCATGTGTGTGCTTGTATTGCTGAGCGTGTTCCCTTTCACTCCCAGATATATAATACCTGTTGCTGGAATGATGGTTGGGAACTCCATGACAGTAACTGGTgttaccatgaaaagactccGAGACGACATCAAAACACAAATCAACTTG GTTGAGACTGCATTGGCTCTTGGTGCAACACCGCGAGAAGCAACGCAAGAGCAAGTGAAAAGGGCAGTGATATTGGCTCTTTCACCAGTGGTGGACAACACCAAAACAGTGGGTTTAATATCCCTTCCTGGGGCAATGACTGGTCTCATCATGGGAGGGGCCTCACCATTGGAAGCCATTCAACTGCAGATAGTGGTGATGAACATGATGATTGGTGCAGCAACTCTTAGCAGCATAATGGCCACATACCTCTGTTGGCCAGCATTCTTCACCAAGGCCTATCAGTTGGAAACCAAAGTCTTCTCAACTTGA
- the LOC137814404 gene encoding uncharacterized protein, translating into MSPPHSLLLLFSSMFFFTYFPGLVVSADVTLSSIEIYTTHEWLKATPSLYFQCKGDNKTELLDVKETNVSYTFKGEESWQPLTNFFGKKCKRCGVYEENKILYDDVFDEWELCPSDFTTPDGRYIHFKEKEFNASFLCPDCLPISGVSVSAPPSKNQYQSKKGMHGAVIVLLTILVLAILTLAILVIYKYWQKKKREQDQARFMKLFEDGDDIEDELGLGTII; encoded by the exons ATGTCTCCTCctcattctcttctccttctttTCTCTTCCATGTTTTTCTTCACCTATTTCCCAG GGTTGGTTGTGTCTGCGGACGTGACGCTGAGCTCGATTGAGATCTACACAACCCACGAGTGGCTAAAAGCCACTCCATCGCTCTATTTTCAGTGCAAAGGGGACAACAAAACCGAATTGCTTGACGTTAAAGAAACCAACGTTTCTTATACTTTTAAGGGTGAAGAGTCTTGGCAG CCTTTAACTAATTTCTTCGGTAAAAAGTGTAAACGATGTGGAGTCTATGAGGAAAACAAAATTCTTTATGATGATGTGTTTGACGAGTGGGAATTGTGTCCTTCTGATTTTACCACCCCTGATGGAAGATATATCCACTTCAAGGAAAAAGAATTCAATGCTAGTTTTCTCTGCCCAGACTGCTTACCTATTTCTGGTG TTTCTGTCTCTGCACCGCCTTCCAAGAATCAATATCAAAGTAAAAAAGGAATGCATGGAGCAGTTATCGTTTTGCTAACTATTTTGGTCTTAGCCATATTGACTCTAGCAATACTGGTTATATACAAGTATTGGCAAAAGAAGAAGAGGGAGCAGGATCAGGCTCGGTTTATGAAGCTATTTGAAGATGGTGATGACATTGAGGATGAGCTCGGCCTCGGAACTATAATATGA
- the LOC137814405 gene encoding dirigent protein 17-like: MEDKGIKQESDTSAAGVYELPGEPAIVINGVPEAIPSDCSIALRDAPSKVETNVPSGLGEWFEGREVRKWFMGRYYSGRVTDYDKDSRWYRVHYEDGDSEDLDWQELEEVLLPLDVTVPLKSLAEEVVSRGKIYGPKSVKNVDHSQNPQIKRKITKEK, translated from the coding sequence ATGGAAGACAAAGGAATTAAGCAGGAATCAGATACTTCAGCAGCTGGGGTTTATGAGCTACCTGGGGAACCTGCTATTGTAATTAATGGGGTGCCTGAAGCAATCCCCAGTGACTGCTCTATTGCTCTCCGTGATGCTCCGAGCAAAGTTGAAACAAATGTGCCTTCAGGTTTGGGTGAATGGTTTGAAGGGAGGGAAGTCAGAAAGTGGTTTATGGGAAGATATTACTCAGGTAGAGTAACTGATTACGACAAGGATTCTCGGTGGTACAGGGTCCACTATGAAGATGGCGACTCCGAAGATCTTGATTGGCAGGAGTTGGAAGAGGTGCTTCTTCCTTTGGATGTTACAGTTCCACTGAAGTCATTGGCAGAGGAGGTTGTGAGCAGAGGCAAGATATATGGTCCTAAATCTGTTAAGAATGTAGATCATTCACAAAATCCCCAAATCAAAAGGAAGATAACAAAAGAAAAGTAG
- the LOC137814403 gene encoding protein ALUMINUM SENSITIVE 3 isoform X1, whose protein sequence is MDSFFLKPMLASQNHTLLQATDWSWMVEFLKGMVKPVAATAVVFLAVALSFYQKLGLEIEMVVAIVRAFIQLSIIGFVLQFIFNQDNAGWILLAYLFMVSVAGYTAGERAKHVPRGKYVAGVSILTGTAVTMCVLVLLSVFPFTPRYIIPVAGMMVGNSMTVTGVTMKRLRDDIKTQINLVETALALGATPREATQEQVKRAVILALSPVVDNTKTVGLISLPGAMTGLIMGGASPLEAIQLQIVVMNMMIGAATLSSIMATYLCWPAFFTKAYQLETKVFST, encoded by the exons ATGGACTCCTTCTTCCTCAAACCCATGCTAGCTTCTCAGAACCACACATTACTTCAGGCCACGGATTGGTCATGGATGGTGGAGTTCCTCAAGGGCATGGTGAAGCCAGTGGCTGCTACTGCGGTGGTCTTTCTGGCTGTGGCCTTGTCCTTCTACCAGAAGCTTGGCCTCGAGATAGAGATGGTTGTTGCCATTGTGAGGGCATTTATTCAACTCTCTATCATTGGCTTTGTGCTGCAGTTCATCTTCAACCAGGACAACGCCGGATGGATCCTTCTAGCTTACCTTTTCATG GTATCAGTTGCTGGTTACACTGCAGGTGAGCGTGCAAAACATGTTCCTAGAGGAAAGTATGTGGCTGGGGTTTCCATTCTCACAGGAACTGCAGTGACCATGTGTGTGCTTGTATTGCTGAGCGTGTTCCCTTTCACTCCCAGATATATAATACCTGTTGCTGGAATGATGGTTGGGAACTCCATGACAGTAACTGGTgttaccatgaaaagactccGAGACGACATCAAAACACAAATCAACTTG GTTGAGACTGCATTGGCTCTTGGTGCAACACCGCGAGAAGCAACGCAAGAGCAAGTGAAAAGGGCAGTGATATTGGCTCTTTCACCAGTGGTGGACAACACCAAAACAGTGGGTTTAATATCCCTTCCTGGGGCAATGACTGGTCTCATCATGGGAGGGGCCTCACCATTGGAAGCCATTCAACTGCAGATAGTGGTGATGAACATGATGATTGGTGCAGCAACTCTTAGCAGCATAATGGCCACATACCTCTGTTGGCCAGCATTCTTCACCAAGGCCTATCAGTTGGAAACCAAAGTCTTCTCAACTTGA